Genomic DNA from Comamonas resistens:
GTGCGACGGTCTATGTGACGGGGCGCAGCGTGAAAGAGGGCGACTCGCCCTTGCCCGGTACCGTAGGCCAGACGGCGGCCGATGTGACGGCTGCGGGCGGCACGGGCATTGCCGTGGCCTGCGACCATGGTGATGACGCCCAGGTGGCAGCACTGTTCGAGCGCGTGCGTCGCGAGCATGGTCGGCTCGACATCCTGGTCAATTGCGCGATCGCGATTCCCGATGCGCTGACCGTGCCCGGTCCGTTCTGGCAAAAGCCGCTGAAGATGACCGAGCTGCTCGATGTGGGCCTGCGCTCCACCTACGTGGCCAGCCATTGCGCGGCCGGCCTGCTGATTGCGGCGCGTGGCCTGGTGGTCAATATCTCGTCGGCAGGTAGCCGCTGCTATATGCACGGCCCGGCCTATGGCGTAGGCAAGGCCGGCACGGACAAGATGAGCTTTGACATGGCCCATGATTTCAAGCCTGCCGGCGTGAGCGTGGTCTCGCTCTGGCCCGGTCTG
This window encodes:
- a CDS encoding SDR family NAD(P)-dependent oxidoreductase, yielding MSKALVCVVTGASRGVGRGVALALGAAGATVYVTGRSVKEGDSPLPGTVGQTAADVTAAGGTGIAVACDHGDDAQVAALFERVRREHGRLDILVNCAIAIPDALTVPGPFWQKPLKMTELLDVGLRSTYVASHCAAGLLIAARGLVVNISSAGSRCYMHGPAYGVGKAGTDKMSFDMAHDFKPAGVSVVSLWPGLVRTERSERVCAAEPEKYGDSFDSAETPQFIGRVVLALYGDAECLEKRSGGVFYTAELASQYGVQDIDGAQPPSPRAYFGTPPEFSPVVVE